A segment of the Zingiber officinale cultivar Zhangliang chromosome 8B, Zo_v1.1, whole genome shotgun sequence genome:
CAAGTCAATGATAatgttttaatttatcaaattatgaaattttaaatcatatataatactttattttgaaatttagttagtgttgaaattttttaaaagaattcaaatGTGTTGTTGATATGGAATCAGATATTAATTTAGTTTCGTACAAATGAagggattaaaaatattttaaagataagAGAGTTTAGTAAGTAAATTATGAAAAGGTTTCTTTGAAGTAAAAAAAACCTAAAATAGGAGGGTTTTTTTTTATGGCAATTACCCAACACTATATTTAGATtacaaaaaataaatagaaaggattgaatttataaaaaaagttACATTTTCATTTGTAATGTCGTATTCCTAATCCATttcatatattaattttaaaaatattttgactttTTCACCGGATACCTTCactttttaattaacttatttatatatttttaatataattgttAAAAGAATCTAGCAGTGCACTGTTACTTCAAAATACTTGTTATTTTGTAGAGGCTTTCAATATACTTAAGTGATGTCTATGCTTTAATGTAATAATGATTTGACTTGAAAAGGCATCAATGGAAGTTCATAAGAAATtagcaaattaaaaaaaaaatccaatccaACATTAACAAGAATTACCTTTAAGCAGTGCTTCTGATAATATATAGAAAATACAAATACAGAAGTTATAAATTATGATGATTACAAGTgcataaattcaaaatcaattggTTAACCAAGTGATCAAATATGGATGGCCCGGAATATGATGAATGAACCAAATAATAGGGAAATGTACTAAAAACCTATCCACAATTTGATTGACAAACCAAGACAAAAATCCATCCATGATCAAGATCCCAAAAGTATATTAGGACGAACAACATGAAGCATTACCCCCACTCGGAGGCTCCTGACCAGGGACTACTATTTGAGTTCCTTTGAGCTGGTTTGAGTTCCCAGCAGATCCCCTATCTTCATTAGCAGCAAGGGACTTCTTGCTCACGTTTCCATAAATTTCAGTGAGGCCAGTTTGGAAGGCATTCTCGACATTAGTAGCTTCAAGAGCAGAGGTCTCCATAAAAAAGAGATTTTCACGTTGGGCAAACTCCTTAGCATCCTCAGTTGGAACTGCTCGAAGACTTCCAAGGTCAGACTTGTTCCCGATGAGCATAATCACAATGTTCCTATCAGCATGGCTTCGCAGTTCCTCTAGCCATCTTGCCACATGGTCAAACGATTGACGTTTGGTTATGTCATAAATCAACATTGCTCCTACGGCTCCTCTATAGTATGCACTAGTTACTGCTCGATATCTATTGGAAATCACAGCATAATTCATATTATGACAAAAAAAAATGCAACGAGAACAAAATACTGATGTCTGATAGATAAGAATGCTTATAGATAACTATAGAAGAAAGAAAATTATAACACCCTAATTGCCGACCGCTATATTGTCCATTACTAGTTTTTGATGATTAGATAgtgtttttttcttatttatccaGTGTTAGCTATTGTGAATTTGAATTGAAATTCCTTAAACTGACAACAATAGTAAAATTTTTTGATCTTCACCAAGTTCAGGTTTCTTTTGATTCTGCAGCTGAAATTTTAGATGTTAGTCTACTGCAGAGTTTGGTGATGAATTCAGCTAATAATAATTCTTGACAAGAAGATAATTTGGAATCTTTTAGCATCTTATTTACTGGTGGAACCCAGTGAATAATCTAGCTTGGGTTGAAAGAAAAAACAACTAGAACACAATATACAAACATTATTGTAATATAAGAAATCTGTAAGTTATCTGGTAAAGCATTCCAACCATTGACACCAACATAATGCATCAGTATCAAGATAATTATcatacttgtacaaaaaaatacacaacaacaacaacaacaacaacaacaacaacaaccaagccttttcccactaggtggggtcggctgacttgtacaaaaaaaaaaatagcaaaactaaATTATCATTCTAACAACTTGGTATAAGATAGGCTCGTCTGGTCATTGTGCATCCTATAGACTATCATTTCCGCTATGTGAAGGCATGTCTCTAACTAGGTATGTGGTAACATCTTCCAAGATCTTACCAAGGAACAAACACAGTAATAAAACCTAGTATTTGGTGGATGTTTGTCCATTGATATACAAGGCCAGCATTATTTTCTGACCTCTAGTATTTGGTATGCAAATCCAAGGCTGCTAATGAAGGACAGCATTAAACTAACACAAAAGTTAAGAGCGATATGTTCCTTGACCTCTGATGGCAACTTGGTTACTCAAGCTGTGCATAGTGAAAAGACAAAAGCAGCTAAAcagataaattagagaagaaagACATGTCAAAATTATAATGTGTTGCAATTACATTGAAAGTAAGAGCAcataaacatgcaataatttgaaTAGGTTATCTAAATGGCTAATTTTAGTGAATAATATAACCAAGAAatgacaaattaaattaattcatgaCCCCATGTATTTATAATCAGAAGTGCTTTACAAGGGATCTTGAAACATCTTATGCCTTTAACAAGAGTTCCATCAACATATAGTCTCCCTGCACGATCAGGTTGATAAGAGTTTACCAAAGGTTTGTTATAATTTGATTATTTCATATATGATGAAAGTATTTGGTGTGGCAATTCTATCTTGAAGCTCTTTCATTAACCATCATCCGTGTCTTGCAATGATCTAATTCAAGTAGaaaagaaacaaacaaaaaacCCTAAAGCAGAGCCTTTCTGACTGTATGTTGCACAAGTAAACATGTGTGAATGGCCATTCTACATAAAAATGCTTAAATATTTTGTTTTGATACTTATTCTTAAAATTTTGCATTAGATTTTCAGGAAGAGGTAAAATACATTAAAAACAAATTTAATTCACTCAATTATAGAATCATAGATACAAATATTTTGCTCATTTGATAAAGAAGACATATATGGCCAAAATTATTGGTTCAAGATTAGTGAATATTCTACATTGTGGACCTTATTTGTCCTTCACAAATTTAAAAACAACTCTGAATTATTAAACAAGGCTCAATAGCATGCAGAGGCAATGCAAGTGAGGCATAAAGTACTTGAATTCATAGTTTTGTGACCATGAAAAAATAATTaccttaaaataaaaaggaaattaaatctaCAACTGCATATCGGTCAGGAAAGTGAATTCAAAAGAGGATGAGAAAGGGAAAAAATTATATTAGACAAGTAAAAAAGTTATACTGGGGCGAAAAGGAACAACAACTACAAGCAACCTCCTCATGTTTCTTCTATGTAAAAGACGATGATGAATCAACTATTGAGAAACAAAATCACATTAGAAAATATGGCAAATTAATCAGACATTAACCTAGATCGAAGATGGCACCTGACCAATGAATTTAGGAGACAATACACAAATAATCGACTGCTGATTTAAATGATTCGAATACCTAGCATGCCAAAAATCGATGAAATAACACGGAATGCCACTGATTCCGGAGATGAGGAAGGGAGGAATAACCTTTCTTGGCCGGCGGTATCCCAGATCTGGGCCTTGATCGTCTTCTCGTTGATGGCGAGAGTGCGGGTCTGGAACTCGACGCCGATGGTGGCCTTGGAGTCGACGCTGAACTCGTTGCGGGCGAATCGAGCGAGCAGCTGCGACTTCCCCACCGCCGCGTCCCCGATCAGAACCAACTTGAACACATAATCGATCTTCTGGTTGAACTCCCCGTGGTAATTCCGGTTCCCCGACGACATCCTCTTCCCCCGCTTATATCAATTGGTTGTTCCAGCCGTTCAACCGACCCAGGGATCACCGGATGTAACAAGGTTAATTGATCGTCGTCGAAGACTACGGCGAGAAGAAGGTCAGGTACGAAATCCGCaccgatctcttttctctctcccatTTTGCCTTTGCTATGTATAGTTCCTGAGTTCAAGCTTGCTTctccgtttttttttttttttttgtaattttttatttttaaaagaattacgTACGTGGCATGAAGTTGTTGCTTTTATTTAAGTCAGAAGTTAAAATTTCTCCGGGGAATTTTTTGCTCAATGGAGAAATCAATATCTTCGTAGGATTTATGTATAAATCCAGCACATGTGAAAAGGCGGGAATTTTTTGAGCCAGCCGCGCCACTCTCCGCTTTTTCTTCGGTTCTCGTATCTGCCGTTCCTCGATCGAGTCGTCCGCTCTGCTAGAGATGGGAAGGAAAAAGCGATCGAGGGTTTCAGAGGAGGGCGTCGAGGATTCTGCTCCAAGAGAAGGGGGCAGTCTAGGTGCCGGCGCCTCGTCCACTTCCAGTGACAAGAGCTTGTATGAGGTATCCTGGTCCAAACGAAAACCCTAATTTTGATTGTTTTGCTTGTTCGAACTTTCTACCTTTCGTCAGGGGTACGCACCTTTCTTTGCTCTTTCATCGCCGTAGACCCGCTATTTGGGTTAGGGTTTCTAGAGTTCCTTCTCGCGTTTGAATTTTCAACAAACACCTGGTAATCATGTGATCGAGGGGTGTATTATTGGACAAAACCATATTTTTATGTTAGGAATGTACAAATCAGGTCGTGGGGACGTTATTCTTGGAGATAATTTTGGCAAGATCTTGAGTTCTTCATAGTTTTGAGCGTTGAGTACTGTTAGGGAGTAAATATTGGTGAATTAATATCCTGAGATTGACATAAACAAGCTTAGTAGGCAATGATAGATCTTCGAACGGGAACTACTGTGATTGTACATCTTCATCATTGATCCTCATCAGGTGACTTAGTACCACCTACGGTGATTCTACAATTTCCCATTTAAAATGGTTAGAATATCAAGTTGAGAGGATCAAAAGCCATAATTGTTAGGTCATTGTGTTGGGTTTTGTAGTGATGTAATCTGAGCGCAGGTAGAATGATGGTATAATACCGCTTTGGCAAAGTCGAGGTTAGAGTTGAACTCTAGCTCTTTAAGATGAATTTGCCCTGTGCATGGTGCTCGTCCTTAAGATACAACGACTTTATCTTGCGATAGCAACACTGCAAATCGCAAGACTTTCGAACCGAAGAAGCATCTTGAACTCTCCAAATGCAAGCATGAAATGCAATACTTGCTTTGCTATTAACTGGAATAAAAAATAAGAACATGAGGGATCTTATTTATACCAAATAAGAGtctcttggttcaattagatctcatccatccaaCTTGAATTGGATGATTTAGATTGCATCCCTTTCCAAGAGACACAATACCTCTTCCTTAGATGCTttcttttttgaaattaatggttCAGATTGAACCAATGAAGAGACACTTAAACCTTTCAAAGTTGGATGAACAAGATTTGTCAATCTTGATCtaacaatttagatttaatttttcattcacaTTAAATTTTCAACAATCCTTCACATGAATGAAAATTAATGTATGCATGTTGTCACCTAAGGAGAGTTCAATCGAAGGAATATTACATTAGGAGAGGTAGATTGAACCAATGAAGAGGCATTTAAATCTTTTAAGTTGGATAAACAGATTTGCCAATCTTGATCTAACGATCTAGATTTAATTTTCCATTCACATTAAATTTTCAACAATCCTTTATATGAATGAAAATTAATGCATGTATATTATTATATAAAGAGAGTTTGTTggaatcccgtggtagttttgatatgatcgacctggttaagttaggttatgttatgtttgatccttgtgtctaagtgtgcagaagtttagaaatacaagaagtcaagcggaagacgcaactagcgagaagaatgacacgagaagggagtcgacagactcggtgcattcgagggacgaggtgttgcggaagagtatatcGGTGGACGAGAAAGACGTGCGCGatgttccgagggacaagaagctagagcgaaagcttgctcgaggagaaggccagaaaatgggtctgggtgagccctatttcgaatgACTgcgatcacccaagcgatcggagcagcagaagagcgaAAGGAGACTGAAAttgctgttggaggtgccttcaaagtgaattgaaagcgcctccgcaccttcactgtggaaggatggaaggcgcctttgatgaACAGTAGGAAgatgccttccagccctatggaaggtgccttcgaccaagctggaggcgccttccagtcctatggaagacgcct
Coding sequences within it:
- the LOC122016957 gene encoding ras-related protein RGP1-like, translating into MSSGNRNYHGEFNQKIDYVFKLVLIGDAAVGKSQLLARFARNEFSVDSKATIGVEFQTRTLAINEKTIKAQIWDTAGQERYRAVTSAYYRGAVGAMLIYDITKRQSFDHVARWLEELRSHADRNIVIMLIGNKSDLGSLRAVPTEDAKEFAQRENLFFMETSALEATNVENAFQTGLTEIYGNVSKKSLAANEDRGSAGNSNQLKGTQIVVPGQEPPSGGNASCCSS